Below is a genomic region from Fulvia fulva chromosome 5, complete sequence.
ATCGACGCCAAAGATGTGAAGGAGTCCTGGATCCAGCTGCTACTCTGCCTGAACATCTTTGACTACAAAGGTTACCCCTTATGCAGATTTTGGACCGATGACGAATGCAGCGAGACGGAACACCAATGGCGCCATAATGGGTCGAAGAGATGCTGCCACTACCTCAAGATCGAGGACAACGAAAAGCTGAGTCGCGCCTTCCGACAATTCTACATCGACGCCAGTGATCCACTCATCGAGCGACGAGCTGACTCTGCCCTTCTCGATGCAATCGTCACTTTCGCTGCACAAGGATGCTGTGTTGAGCACAAGAAGAGCAAAAAATGCATGGCGATCTTAGCAGAAGAGCTCCTGCCtgtcgtcaagaagtggcGGAGACAGTATGTGTTCTGCGAGCCTCCTGAGCCGGCTCTGATTGGGGAAGCGGTGGAAGTAGACCCACCCGGACGAGTTTCAGGcatcttcggtaggcggcGGTACAAGAAGCTTTCCAAGAAACACCAGCGAAGCCGAAGCGTCTCTCCCTCGTCGGATGAGGAGTCTTTCGATGTATCGCCAGTCCCCGGGAAGCCACCAAGACCCGTCTCTTCAGCTCACGACATTCTGATGACCCCACGGCATCACGCTTCGACCGCATCGGACTGGAATGTGAACGACAGAGGAAGGAGTCGCAAGGCACACTTGGCATCGATAAGCGTAAGGACACAGGCTTTCTTGAAGTCGACGGGCCTGAATACAGGGAGATCAGCGAACACGAAAGTAAAGACATGGATAACAGGTCGTCCACTGAGCACGATACAAGCTGGGGGGAGCCATGACAGTATGACACATCGCGTACCAACATCGGCGCGGATTGACTAGGTCAACAGCGATATGTTGAGGTGTATACCTGTATACGTTGTTTATCGATGGCTCCACCGGTCTTAATCATAATCCGCCAGTGCCAGTACTCTCCGTGATTCCACCATCAACCACGAGCGCATGACTCGTGACGTACTTGGCCACATCACTGGCCAAGAATGCAACCGCATTAGCAACATCGACTCCGTCACCCATCCGCCCCAGTGGCACATTATGCTGCATAATCTTCCTCGCCACTTCCTGGTCCTCTGGCTTATCGCTCTCGGCTAAGTTCACGACCAGTGGCGTATACATCAACCCAGGCACCACACAGTTGAATCTGATTCCCTTGGCGCTATACATACACCCCGAAGCTTTTTTGTACTGGATGACGGCTGCCTTTGCCGTGGCATAGCCGATCTGAGGCTTGCCGATATACCGCATAGCTGTGATAGAGGCATTGTTGACGATCGCTCCGGAGCCTTGTCTTTCCATGATTGGGATCACTAGCCGACAACACCGGAAGACACTGTTCAGGTTCAAATCAAGCATCTTTTGCCACGCTTCCTCTGATAAGTTCCCCGGATCTCCTGGCGCTGTTATCCCTACATTATTGTAAAGAATATCGATTCTTCCATACTTCTCCTCGGCAACTTTGACGGAAGCCTCAATGTCCTGGACAGAAGTCATGTCTGCGCTGAACACGTCGATGCTGGCTTCCGGGTTATCCTGCAACAAACGCTTTTTGGTGTAGTTTGCTGCGTCTAGGTTGATATCACAGCCCACTATTTTCACGCCATTGTGAGATAGGACACGAGCTGTTGCTGCTCCATTACCCCAAGTATCGGAATCTCGACGGCCGACTTGGCCTATGCCGGTGATAAGGGCAACCTTGCCTTTGAGGTCTGGGTAGATTGGGAAGTTGGCGGTCATCTTGTATTCTGATGATGAGGCAAGTCGTTCATTGGAAAAGGGCGGAATCAGTATTCACAATTATGATCGACATGAGGTCTGTGGATCTCGAGACGAGCTTCAGGTCATGGTAAGTCTAAGGGCAGGTAGTCCGACGCCTCTGCGGAGGGCATTCCTGCGGATGAGGAGGGGTAACAAGGCTCAGCAGAAGTGGAGGCCCGAGGAAATCGACAGCATGATGTTATCCATGGGCCGTTCGATAAGGGTCATCAGTTTGATGCGATGTCGGTATGTCCTGTCAACAGTGTTGTTCAACAGGTTCATGATTTGAGGAGAAGTTGTGTCGAGAGAAGGATCGTGTCGAGGTGAAGTCTATCGTCATTTCAGCACGGACCATATCGGCGAGACGATCTTCACGCGTCGACTCCTCTTCCTTCCTCGTAACTACCATATCAAGTCGTGTCACCCAGAAGGTATGCCGGCTTCGGCTAGAGTGTAGGATTTTCCCATGCTGTTGCGTTCTTACCTGTTCACACTGCACTTGCCCGGCACATCATCCTATATCAGAAATCTCTGTTGCCGTCTCCGACCTTCGCTTGCAGCTTATCACACCATCAGAACGATGAACACAACGCAGCATCAACTATCGCCTCCAGCCCTGGAAGAGCTCGTCACCATCTTGACTCCTGCGCTGGAAGCTAATTTCGAGAAAGCAAGAGTGAGTGTAGAGCCATGTCCGGACTTAAGGAAAGCGCCCTACTACCTGGCAACGGAAGGTCTCTCAGGAGAGGAATGCGTAGCAGACATCGGCGGCCAGCCCAATCTATTTCCGGAGCCGAGGCTCGAGTGCAAGTACTCCCTGATCTCTATAGCGAAAGAAATGCAAATGAGCGGAGAGCGAGGCCAGCTACTGGGAGCAGGAGCCGGTCCTTTTCACGACATCGGCATGAACTCGGAACTGGCGCCAAATCTGAGCTGGCAGGGTAGCTTCGACAATGTCAAGAACCTCACTTATTACACGAAGTTTGATGGGAGTAATGGCAGCCACGCGACAGTATGCGAGCCGAGTCCCAGTGCCAATTGTGCTTTGATGATCAACTTGTATGGATCAGCTGGGAAGCCTGGATCTGTGCTGAAGATCACCGCTCGCTCACGCAAGGGCGACTTCAAGAGCTTCACCGAGTGCATTCGACGAGCATTAGCAGACAAATATGGAGATGAACGCCTCGTGAGCATAGGTGGAGTGTTCCTCATCAAGACCGGCAAGGCTCATTTCCATGTAATGCCGGACTTTCCAGCTGCACATGGCCCACCGTTCAAGGATGCAAAGCAGCTCAACAACGGGCTGACCTATCACGACTTTGAAGCTCCCATTGTTTGCTTGTCAGTCTTTCATTCTGCAGATCCTGGCAAGAAGCTCGGGCTGCGCTTGGAACATACCCATTGCTTCTCACTTGATGGTGGCAATCGCGGCGGACACTATCACTATGATCTTATGGCTGGAGAGGGCATCGATGAAGTGGAGTACGAAGCATACTTCAATGTGGCCAAAACTCTCTATCGCATCGACCAGCCTGAGGTGACTCTGGAGCGAGATCTGCATGATTGAAACCCACTCGGCCCACCAGCACGAACAACCTGCTTGCGCATCCTAGCTTTGAAGCGCTGTGCAGGCTTCTGCATCGCAGCAATCAGCCGGGGTTCCCGTAGAAGGGTACATAACCATGGCTTCAGCACCTGGTGACAGCACCAACGTGACACCAATGGCTACCACATCAGTCTTGAGACTGCACGTTCCCCCTGACGATGAATCAGGCGACCCTACCGAAATGCATATTTCGGCTGACCCTTTCAACGACGATACACACTGGGTCATCTCGCCGATCAGTAAGCAGCTCGGCTTACCAGTGAAGGTCGCGATCTACTCGTCAGAGGACGCTCAACAAGAAAACGAGACGGCAAGGCTTCTCTTCCTCGACGCCGAGATTGGTAGTCCCAGCTTTGCACTATCAACTTGTGATCCATGCATGGGCCCCGTGATTGTCCTTCGTTGCGATGGTCAAGATATAGACGCCACCACACGGTTGACCTTGACGGGAAAGACTCAAGAATACATACACGACGTCCGTGACCGCTTTGACGACTTGAAGTCCGGTGAACAGACGATCGAGGAATTTTATGCACATGCGCGAGCTCGGTTCACTCGCGAGTCCGCAGCGAAGCTATATCGCGATCTCATGGACGGCATAGCTGGGTACTTGAATCCATTCAAAGCCATTACAGCCGGCGGAATCAGATTCTGTGCTGGTTGCGGTGCTATCAAAGCGACATCTGGGAGGGCATTGCTTGTCTGCGGTCGTTGTGGGGTAGGACGGTACTGTAGTCGAGAGTGTCAGAAGCAGGAATGGCAAGTGCATAAGAGTGGATGCAAGAAGCCTATATAAGGTGTGTGTGGCCATCCTCTGGAAATAAGACAGGTCGATTGATCTGATCTGTCAAATCGCGCCACAACAACAATTGATTCTGCGAAGAGTTCAGAGAATATGACCAACATGACCATCTTCACATCCACAGTCAGAGAACGTCCATCCGGGAGCCTTTGCCGGCCGGGAAGTCTTTCCAAACTAGCGCCGCACTAAAACCTAACCACAAGCTTGACCACACCCGACTGCCGCGAAGCTGTACGGCAGACAGCGAGCGAGGGAGTAGCGCATGCAGGCGGGTCGCTGAATCGTTGTTGGTTGCTTAAGACTCGGGATCTTACCTGCGCATATACAATCGATGCTTGCTCGTCAGGTCTACCACATGCAATCAACGTGAATGTATGGGCGGTGAACACGGAGCGATGCATTTGACACGTAGCAAGGTGCTACGCTATACTGGAGACCTCTCACGCTGTTCTAACTCGTCCTTGTCGTTGAAGCGATCGTTCCAACTGTCAGCGTCCGAGCGTGCCTCTTCGATCTCTTCCTGTCTATCGCCTCGCGAACGCATCTCACCCTCCAATATCCGCGCTGAAGCTGTGTCCTGCGCCTCATCATCACCTTCCTTGTTTCCAAGCCCTGCCTGAGTCGGTGCGAACTTCGACTTAACCCTGATTCTTGCGCCGTACTTGTAAAACACAAGTGGTATGGGCATCAGGACCATAGCGAAGCCACCGATCAGTGATGCTCCGCCACCCATGCCAAGTGCAGCGAACATCTGTGATGTGAAGAGCGGAGCCGCTGCCGCTACAGAGGATCGCATGATTTGGTTCCCAGCCTGTGCGGAGGCTGCGTACATCAGATACGTCTCCGAAAGGTATGACAGAGAGGCCACGAAGAGGACTGCGATGGCAAATGATACAATGACGCCACCGATACAGGGGGCGATCCAGTGGACGCTGGCGTAGGCGCCGCTCCAGCCGAGGAGGAAGATGCCAATGGGAAAGGCGACCGCTCCAGTCATTGCAACGGGAAGGGTATCCTGGAAGTTATTAGCAAAGCATTGGGATACACTCAAGAGTAGGACCACTCACCTCGGCGCAATGTTGGTGTCCGGCAGCGATATTCTTTCGCTGCCGCAGAGAGTCCCAAAAGATATATGCTCCAGCAACGAACGATCCAACACAAACAGACAGCAGTGGTAGCTCTCCAACCCCTGCATTCCAACACCGAATCTCGATGAATGCAATCGGGAAGATAGTGAACAGCATGTACAGCAAAGTGTAAACAAGCGTCATATATATCGCTATCATAGCGGCGATCGGGTCCAGCAGGACAGCCCAGGGTCGTGTCAGGGTGACTTTGAAGATTTCCAGTAGCGATCGATCTTCAACTTCCAGTGGTGCTCGTACGCTTTCGTAGCCTGGTGCTTGTGCTTTGCGGATGCGTCGAGCTTTCGTGAGAAGTGCTCGCGAAGGTAGTGTCTCTGGGATCAGTGGCAGTAGGAGTAGAGAACCGCCTGCGAGCCATAGTAGTTGGTAGAACTTTTGGACAGTGTCAGCTAGGGACGAACTCACACATAATAGGTG
It encodes:
- a CDS encoding Levodione reductase; amino-acid sequence: MTANFPIYPDLKGKVALITGIGQVGRRDSDTWGNGAATARVLSHNGVKIVGCDINLDAANYTKKRLLQDNPEASIDVFSADMTSVQDIEASVKVAEEKYGRIDILYNNVGITAPGDPGNLSEEAWQKMLDLNLNSVFRCCRLVIPIMERQGSGAIVNNASITAMRYIGKPQIGYATAKAAVIQYKKASGCMYSAKGIRFNCVVPGLMYTPLVVNLAESDKPEDQEVARKIMQHNVPLGRMGDGVDVANAVAFLASDVAKYVTSHALVVDGGITESTGTGGL
- a CDS encoding Ester hydrolase C11orf54; its protein translation is MLLRSYLFTLHLPGTSSYIRNLCCRLRPSLAAYHTIRTMNTTQHQLSPPALEELVTILTPALEANFEKARVSVEPCPDLRKAPYYLATEGLSGEECVADIGGQPNLFPEPRLECKYSLISIAKEMQMSGERGQLLGAGAGPFHDIGMNSELAPNLSWQGSFDNVKNLTYYTKFDGSNGSHATVCEPSPSANCALMINLYGSAGKPGSVLKITARSRKGDFKSFTECIRRALADKYGDERLVSIGGVFLIKTGKAHFHVMPDFPAAHGPPFKDAKQLNNGLTYHDFEAPIVCLSVFHSADPGKKLGLRLEHTHCFSLDGGNRGGHYHYDLMAGEGIDEVEYEAYFNVAKTLYRIDQPEVTLERDLHD
- a CDS encoding Major facilitator superfamily multidrug transporter mdrA — protein: MDTISRVLSRPQAKPYRTSELDTENVQFDEQGLLKFSPVDVENPKEWSRGRKWFITASCVALVTNGSMASSSPSGCLPSISEDLGVSMEVARLTVTLFVLGFCSGPALWAPLSEYYGRRKLYIGCFLGYTAFTFLCAFTPNITGLLIGRFLCGVFIGGAISNTPGIFADLWGPIERNTCMMLFTCSLQMGPSLGPVTSGFYQLKLDWRWNFYQLLWLAGGSLLLLPLIPETLPSRALLTKARRIRKAQAPGYESVRAPLEVEDRSLLEIFKVTLTRPWAVLLDPIAAMIAIYMTLVYTLLYMLFTIFPIAFIEIRCWNAGVGELPLLSVCVGSFVAGAYIFWDSLRQRKNIAAGHQHCAEDTLPVAMTGAVAFPIGIFLLGWSGAYASVHWIAPCIGGVIVSFAIAVLFVASLSYLSETYLMYAASAQAGNQIMRSSVAAAAPLFTSQMFAALGMGGGASLIGGFAMVLMPIPLVFYKYGARIRVKSKFAPTQAGLGNKEGDDEAQDTASARILEGEMRSRGDRQEEIEEARSDADSWNDRFNDKDELEQRERSPV